GCGCCACCGTGCCGCTGGACGAGGCGCTGTGCGAAGCCGTGGTCGACATCTCCGGCCGTCCTTTCCTGGCCTGGTCGGTCACGTTCGGGCGTGACAAGATCGGGGAGATGGACACGGAACTGTTCGAGGAATTCTTCCGTGCCTTTGCCATGAGCGCCCTTGTCACCCTGCACGTGATCCAGCGCGCGGGGCATAACTGCCACCATATTGCCGAAGCCGGCTTCAAGGCGCTGGCCCGCGCCCTGCGCGCCGCCAGCGAGCCCGACCCCCGCGCGGGCGGCATCATCCCCTCCACCAAGGGCAGCCTGTGACCTTCTATTCCGCCCTGCTGCCACCTAGGCACGGGCAGGCCGATGGACCTGCCGGATGGCCGGTCATGGTCGCCTGCCGCATGTCGTGGCTGGTGCTGGCATGCGGGTGGCTGGGGCTGTTGCTGCGGGGCTGTCCGGTCAGCGGGCTGCTGGCTGGGGGGTGCTGCATCCTGCTGCGCCATGTGCTGCCGCTCTCCGTTGCCCTGCCGGTTCTGGCCGGGGGGCACCTGTTCCTGGCGCTGAACGCGCCGCAACTGCGAGAGTGGGAGCTGCGGCTGCGCGGCTACCGGCCGGCATCCGGCGTTTATGCAACGGACCCGAAGGGCGCCCTGCTGCGCTGGATGGACCATGACCGGTCCCGTTCCCTTTCTTCTGTATCATGAGGCATCCCATGCCCGCGCCTTCTTCTACGCAATCCATCGTGGTGATCGACTATAATGGCGGCAACCTTGCCTCCGCCGCCCGCGCCCTGACCCGGGCGGCGCACGATGGTGGCATTGCCGCCACCGTCACCATAACGGCTGACCCGCAGGCGGTGCGCGACGCCGACCGGATCGTGCTGCCCGGCCAGGGCGCCTTTGCCGACTGTGCTGCGGGACTTGCCGCCCGGCCCGGCCTGCGCGACGCCATTGTGGAGGCCACGGATGAAGGCACCCCCTTCCTGGGCATATGCGTTGGCATGCAGCTTATGGCCGAACGTGGGCGCGAGCATGGCGTGACCGCCGGCTTTGGCTGGATCGCGGGGGAAATCACACTGATGGACGCCCCCGGCCTGCGCCTGCCGCAGATGGGGTGGAACCAGCTTGCCTTCACCCCCGGCGCCCATCCGCTGACGGACGGGCTGGACGCAGATGCCCACGGCTACTTCGTCCACTCCTTTGCACTGGGGGGATATGACGCGGCCGACATGGTGGCCACGACCGATTACGGTGGCACGGTCCCCGCCATCGTGGCGCGCGGCAACCGCGCGGGCACGCAGTTCCATGTGGAAAAAAGCCAGAAGGTGGGCCTGCGCATCCTGTCCAACTTCCTGCGCTGGACACCAGCCCCCCTGTCGGCCGGCAGATCATGACACGCCCCGGCATTCCTACGGCGGTTCTTCTGGCCGAACGCCTGCAGGCGATGCATGAGGACGACCTGCATGCCCTGTGTGACGCCACAAACGCCGCCATCCTGGACGGCGGCGGCTTCGGCTGGCTGGCCCCGCCCCCGCGTGAGACGCTGGAACGCTACTTCCGCGGCGTGCTGCTGGTGCCCGAACGCCAGATGTTCGTGGCGCGCCTCGATGACATGATCGTGGGTTCCGCCCAGCTTGTCCGCCCCCCGCGCAATAACGAAGCGCAGGCGATGAGTGCGACACTCATGCACTTCTACATCGCACCCTATGCGCGCGGGCTGGGGCTGGGCCGCCTGCTGCTGACCGAAGTGGAAAACTGCGCGCGCAGCATGGGCTACCAGATCATCAACCTCGATGTGCGTGAAACCCAGGCGGAAGCCGTGCGGCTGTTCCGCAGCAGCGGATTCCACCACTGGGGCACCCACCCCAGCTATGCCCGCACGGACGGCCGTACCGTGCGTGGCCTGTTCTTCACCAAGCGCCTGCAGGCGGACGAGCGGATCGTACCCGCCCACCCGCAGGATGCCGCAACCCCCATTCCTGCAGCAGGACATGCCCCCGTGACCGGACACAGCCTGACACTCTATCCCGCCATTGACCTCAAGGACGGCCACTGCGTGCGCCTGCGCCGGGGCGAGATGGACAACGCCACAATCTATTCCGATGATCCCGGTGCGCAGGCGCGGGCGTGGATCCACGCCGGATGCAGCTGGCTGCATGTGGTTGACCTCAACGGCGCCTTTGCCGGGCGTTCCGCCAATACCGAGGCGATCGAGGCGATCATCGCCAATGCCTCCGTGCCGGTGCAGCTGGGCGGTGGCCTGCGTGACCTCGAAAGCATCGGCAAATGGCTCAATGCCGGGATCAGCCGTGTCATCCTGGGGTCCATCGCGGTCAAGAACCCCGAACTGGTGCGTGAAGCCTGCCGCCTGTTCCCCGGCCGGATCGTGGCGGGAATCGATGCCCGCAGCGGCCAGGTCGCAACCGAGGGCTGGGCCGAGACATCGGAGATGAAGGCCGTGGAACTGGGCCTGCGCATGCAGGATGCCGGTGTGGCCGCCGTCATCTTTACCGAGATCAGCCGCGACGGCATGCTGACAGGCATCGATATCGAACAGACATCCGACATGGCCAACGCGCTGTCCATCCCGGTCATTGCCAGCGGGGGCGTGGGCAACCTTGGCCATCTGGAAGCCCTGCGCGCGGCCACGGCACAGGCGCCGGGAATCGAGGGCGTGATCGTGGGCCGCGCGCTGTATGACGGGCGCATCGACCTGGGTGATGCGCTGCGGGTTCTGGGCTGATGCTGAAGCTGCGCGTCATCCCCTGCCTGGACGTGAAGAATGGCCGGGTGGTCAAGGGTGTGAACTTCGTCTCGCTGCGCGATGCGGGCGACCCGGTGGAACAGGCCGCCGTGTACGATGCGGCGGGGGCGGATGAACTGACCTTCCTCGACATCACCGCCAGCAACGAAAACCGTGATACCATCCTTGATGTGGTCAGCCGCACGGCGGAACGCATCTTCCTGCCGCTTACGGTGGGTGGTGGCGTGCGCACCACCGATGACATGCGCCGCCTGCTGCTGGCGGGTGCCGATAAATGCGCCATGAACTCGGCCGCCGTCTCGCGGCCCGAACTGGTCAGTGAGGCCGCGCAGAAATTCGGCAGCCAGTGCGTGGTCGTGGCCATTGACGCCCGCAGCGACGGCCATGGCGGGTGGGAAGTCTATACCCATGGCGGGCGCACCCCCACCGGGCGCAACGTGATAGACTGGTGCCGGGAAGTGGCCGAGCGGGGTGCGGGCGAAATCCTGCTGACCAGCATGGACCGTGACGGCACGGGCAAGGGTTTTGACCTGGACCTGCTGCGCGCGGCAAATGCCGCGGTGCGCATTCCCATCGTGGCCTCGGGCGGGGTGGGCGAGCTTGAGCACTTTGTCGAAGGCGCGCGGGCGGGGGCGACCGGCCTGCTGGCCGCAAGCGTGTTCCACTTTGGCCAGTTCACCATTCCACAGGTCAAGCAGGCGCTGGCGGCAGCCGGCCTGCCGGTCCGGCAGACGGACTGATCCCTTCATTCGAGCCTATCGGAGCCTTGTCATGGCCAAGACAGAAAAATCCCGCAAGAACGCCCCGGCCAAGTCCGCCACTCCCCCGAAGCCCGAGGCCGTGGGCCCCGCCACCCCCGATGTGCTGGACCGGCTGTTCGCGGTTGTGGAATCCCGTCGCGGCACCGATCCGGCCATCAGTCATTCCGCCCGGCTTCTGGCACGCGGGCGGCGCAAGATCGCGCAGAAATTCGGTGAGGAAGCCGTGGAATGCCTGATCGAGGCAGTCGCCGGCAACCGCGACGAACTGGTCAGCGAAAGTGCGGACGTACTCTACCACCTGATCGTAATGTGGGTGGATGCAGGTGTGAAACCGGCCGAGGTCTGGGCCGAACTGCTCCGGCGCGAAGGCACCAGCGGTGTTGCCGAAAAAGCTGCCCGCCCGCGCGACCCGCTGGCCTGACCCCACCACCGCCGACAGGAGAACACCCATGGCCGTAAGCGGCATTGGTCCATACGACCCGCAGAACATCTTTGCCCGCATCCTGCGCGGCGAAGTGCCGTGCAAGAAGGTATATGAGGACACATACGCCCTCGCCTTCCACGACATTGCCCCCAGGGCCCCGGTGCATGTGCTGGTGATCCCGAAGGGAGCCTATGTCTCCTTTGCCGATTTCAGCGCCAAGGCGAGTGAGGCGGAAATCACGGGCTTCATCCGTGCCGTGGGCACGGTTGCGCGTGACCTGGGGCTGGAGGCGCCGGGTTACCGGCTCGTCTCCAACACCGGGGCCGAGGGCGGGCAGGAAGTGCCACATTTCCATGTACACCTGTTTGGTGGGCGTGCGCTTGGATCCATGCTGCCGGGCTGATCTGGTAAACTGTTGAAAAAATAATGGAAGTTTCCGGGTGCCGCCTTTTTTAAAAAAGGCGGCATTCTTATCAAGCTTTTTGTAAAAAGCTTGACCAAAAACCCTTTGCTACAGGGACTGCAGTTCGAACAGCCCGCGATACAGTCCCCCTTCGCGTGCCATCAGGGCGGCATGGGTGCCATCCTCGCACACCTGGCCATGGCGGAACACGATGATCCGGTCCAGCCCCATGACGGTGGAAAGCCGGTGGGCGATGACCAGCACGGTGCGCCCCGCCATCAGCCGCTCCATAGCTTCCTGCACCAGCATTTCGGAACGGGAATCGAGGCTGGAGGTCGCCTCATCCATGATCACGATGCGCGCATGGCTCAGGAACGCGCGCGCAATGGCGATGCGCTGCCGCTCCCCGCCCGAAAGCTTGACCCCACGTTCCCCCACCATGGTAGCGTAGCCACGCGGCAGGCGGTTGATGAAGTCCGCCGCATTGGCCTGCCGGGCGGCATGAGCAATTTCCGCCATCGTGGCGTCGGGGCGGCCATAGGCAATGTTTTTCGCAAGGGACCGATGGAACAGCAGCGGCTCCTGCGGCACGATGGCGATCTGCGCACGCAGGCTGGCCTGCGTGACTGTCGTGATGTCGGTGCCATCGATGGTGATGCACCCTGCCTGCACATCATAAAGCCGCTGCAGCAGCCGCGTCAGCGTGGTCTTGCCCGAACCTGACGGGCCGACAAGCGCCACCCTGCTGCCCGGCGCGATATCAAGGTTCAGGTCATCGAATAGCACGCGCCCGTGCTGGCGCACATACCCGAAGCGCACGTGACTGAAGCGGATATGCCCCCGTGTCACCCGCAGGCTGCCCGCGCCGGGCTGGTCCGTCACGGCGGAGCGCATGCTGAACAGGCTGACCAGTTCCTCCATTTCGTTGACCGAACGCTGCACGACCGAAATCTGCTGCCCGATATCGCGCAGGTAGCCCTGGATCACGAACATCATCGTCAGCACATAGGCCACATCCCCCGGTCCCGCGCGGCCCCGCATCCACAGCAGCGCCACACCCGCGATCAGCGCCATGCGCATGAACAGGGCCGCAAGGTTCTGCAGGTTGGCGCTGTTGGTGCCGCGCAGCCATGAACGCACCATGCGCCGCCGCCACCGTCCCGCCACCCATGCCAGCCGCGCGTCCTCCCGCGCTTCGGCCCCGCTGGCCTTGACCACGGCATTGCATGTCACGGCATCGGACAGGGTGGCCCCCATGCGGGTATCCCATGCATTGGCCAGCCGGGCGGACGGGGCGACGTAACGCAGGGTCAGCACGACCGACAGGCAGACCAGCGCCACGGACCCCACGGCCAGCACCACCCCCATCAACGGCCAGTGAACGGCCAGTACCGCAGTGGTGGCGCACAGCACGATCCCCTCGGGCACCAGCATCAGCAGCACGGTATCACCCAATGTATCGACCGCCCCCATGCCCCGCGTGATCCGCCGTACGGTGGAGCCCGCGAAATTGCTGGCATGCCATTCGCTGGAAAAGCGCTGCACGCGGGCAAACGCCTCCGTCACGATGCCGGTCATGACGCGGGATGTCATGTGCGAGATGGCAACATAGGCCGTGCGCCGGGCCACGATGCCAGCCATGCCCAGTCCCGTCAGCCCCGCCACGTCCCACATTGCGCCACGCACGCCAGCCGTGGTGGCGGGACGGGAAACGTCATCCACCAGCCAGCCCGCCAGCAGCGGCATCGTCACATCCGCAACCGTGGCCACGGCAATGCCCGCCAGCGTCCACGCCAGAAAGGCGGGCTGGGCCCGCCAGCGACGCCATACAAACCCCAGAACGGCGGAAAATTCATGTCGCCCCGATGCCGGGCGGGAGAAAAAGGATGCCATTGCCAACGCGCCATGATGCAGGAAAACCATGCAACCGGCCACGAATGAGGGCGGGGCCGCACGGGGCTGGAACGACTACCCTTCGCCTGCTCCGCATGCAAGGCCGGTGATCCGGAACGGGAATGCCCCGGCGGGTGATTTACACGGACCACCCCCACGCCGCACAATGCAGCGCGCATCCACCCGCAGCGAGTAGCCCATGAAAACCCCCGCCCGCCCCCACAAACCCGCACGCCGCGCCATGACGCTGGCGGAAGTCCGTGCCTTCGTCAGCCTGCTGGCCACCGCCAACCCCGATGCGCGCAGCGAACTCGACTTTGTTGATGACTATACGCTGCTGGTCGCCGTGGTACTGTCCGCGCAGGCAACCGATGCCTCGGTCAACAAGGCGACCGTAGCACTGTTCCGTGATGCCCCCACCCCGCAGGCCATGGTCGAACTGGGGGAGGAAAAGGTGGGAGATCACATCCGCACCATCGGGCTGTGGCGGACCAAGGCACGCAATGTGGTCGCGCTCTCGCGCCAGCTGATCGACCGTTTTGACGGCAGGGTGCCCTATGACCGCACGGCGCTGGAATCCCTGCCCGGCGTGGGCCGCAAGACGGCAAACGTCGTGATGAATGTCGCCTTTGGTGACAGCACCATGGCGGTCGATACCCATATCTTCCGCATCGGCAACCGCACGGGTCTGGCGCCGGGGGCAACCGTGCGCGCGGTGGAGGACCAGCTTGTGCGCCGCATTCCCGCCGACATGCTGCGCCCCGCCCATCACTGGCTGATCCTGCACGGGCGCTACATCTGCAAGGCCCGCAAGCCCGAATGCTGGCGCTGCCCCGCCTTTGATCCCTGCCAGTACCGCCTGAAAGCCGACATCCGCGCCGAAGCGCCTGCAGGCTGAACCCTATTCCGCCCGCGCCATCGGCAGGTTGGGCATGCCTGCCCCGCCGGGCCGCATGACCCATGGCCGCGCGCCACGCGCCGCACGGTCGCGCGTCACCACCACCCCGCCCCCCGCACGGGGGTAGAGGGCATGGGCTCCCTCGCGCCATACATCGAAGCGTCCGATCCTGTCAGCACCCGGGCAGCCTGCCTGCCCGTGCAGGTTCACCACAACCTCCGCCCCCAGGCACAGCGCCGCATCGGGCAATCGCGCCCCCAGCAGCAGCACGATATCACCCCCCTGCCCCGCCACGCGGCAGACCCCGCGCTGGCATGCCACGCTGGCTAGCATGCCATCTTCCGGCAGCACGCCCGCAGGCAGGCCGGTCACCCGTTGCCATTCCCGCAAAATGAAGGGATCGGGATGCCCGCCCGGCCCGGTCAGCACCCGGCCGCCGGTCACCACCCCCACCATGCGCGCATCGGGTGACACCAGCACGACCGGCATCCGCCCCATCCAGGGTGACGACAGCGCCAGCACAACCGGCACGACACCCAGCAGCCGGACCCGCCCCGCCCACAGGCACAGCCAGCACAGCCCGGCAAAGAACAGCACCAGCCCGGCACCGCCCATGGCGGGCACCCCGATGCGCGCGACCGGCAGGCCCGCCACCAGCCGCGCCAGCCATGCCACCACATCAATACCCCACCCCATGGGCACCAGCGCCAGTTTTTCCGCCCCCAGCGGCATGAGCAGCAGCGATGCCAGTCCCCACGGCATGATCCAGACCGACATGAGTGGCACCGCCAGCAGGTTGGCCAGCACGAACCACGGCTGCACCGTACCGAAATGCGCCATGCCCACGGGTATGCACGCGCCGCCCGCCAGCACGCTGGCCAGCAGGGGGCGGCCCGCACGCCCGGCCATGCGCCGCCACCAGGCCACGTCATGCGCCCATGCGGACAGGACGGGCCGCAGGGCGTCGAATCCGGCAATCAGCGCCATGACAGCGGCCATCGACATCTGCAGTGGCAGTTCGGTCACCTGTTCCGGGGCAAGCGCCATCAGAATGGCGGCCGCTACCGCCAGCGCGCGCATGGAAAATGGCCGCCTGCCCGCAAGCAGCGCCACCACCGCCAGCCCCGCCATGATCAGGCTGCGCCGTGCCGGCAGGTGCGCGCCCGTCAGCAGCACGTAGCCTGCACCCGTCAGCAGCGCACCCAGTGCGGCAATCTGGCGGCATGGCCAGAACAGCGCCGCACGCTCGGACAGCGCCAGCCCCATGCGGAGCACCGCCATGACCAGCCCCATGACAATGGCAAGGTGCAGCCCCGCCACGGCCAGCAGATGGGCCAGCCCCGCATCGGCAAAGGATTCGCGAACGCCCGCGTCAACCGCGCCGTCCGACCCCGCCAGCACGGTCGCGGCAATCGTGCCGGAGGGGCCGGGAAGAGCTGCGCGAATCCGCTGCTCCAGCTTCTGGCGCAGGCCGTCCAGCCACGCCTGCATGCCCGGCAGACGCCGGTCATGCACGCATGTCACGCCATCCAGCGCGCGACCTTGCCCGGCCAATCCGTCAAACCATGCGCGGCGCTGGGCATCATACCCGCCCGGTATGGCGGGAAAGGCGGGCGGTGCCAGCAGGACACGGGCCGACAGCGCGTCACCCGCAACCGGAATCGCCGGATCATCGGGACGAAGGCGCAACCTGATCTGTCGGCGCAGCGGGGTCATGCCGATATTGATGCCATCAAGAAACCGCACATCCGCCAGTGCCATGCGCTGCACCTGTGTCCCATCGCGCAGGGTCTGTCCGTCCACGCCCGCAACGCGGCCGGACAGGTGAACCGCCCGGCGTGGCAGATCGGGGAAAGGCGGCATGCGGTGTGCCTGCCCCCATGCCAGCAGCAGCCCCGCGGCACAGCCACCCACCACGCCGCACCCCATGCGCACGGACAGGACGTTCCCCCACAGCAGCCGCGCCACCACGCAGGCCGCCACCACCATGCCCATGGCTGCGGCATCCATGCCACCCGGCTCCCACGGCAGGGCGAAATACGCGACGATGCCCGCCGCCAGCAGGACCGGCAGCCATACGGCAAAGCGGGCATGCTGCCCCCACAGCCATGCGGCCACCGGTTTACCGATGCGCGACAATGCGGCGGCAAGGCGGGCGATATGCTGGCGCGAGGGAAAATCCTCCATAATGATCCATGCAGGCCAGAGGGGGGCGTGCCCATGCGTGGCCGGAATGCATACCCTAACGGCCGAGATGGCCCGCACGCCAGACAGCCCCCTGTCAGCAGGGCGAAAACATGCTAAGGAGCCGGCTCATGACAGTCCGTACGCGTTTCGCACCCAGCCCCACCGGCCTGCTGCATATCGGCAACGCCCGTGCCGCCCTTTTCAATTTCCTCTATGCCCGCCACCATGGCGGTCAGTTCCTGCTCCGCATCGAGGATACAGACCGTGAACGTTCGACCCAGAAAGCGGTCGATGTACTGTTTGACGGCCTGGCCTGGATGGGCATCGAATCCGATGAGAAGCCGGTCTTCCAGTCCACCCGCCAGGCCCGCCATACCGAGGTGGCGCACAGCCTGCTGGAAAAGGGGCTGGCCTACCGCTGCTACTGCACGGCCGATGAACTGAAGGAAATGCGCGAGACCGCGATGGCCGAGGGCCGTCCCCCCCGCTACAACGGCATGTGGCGCGACCGCGACCCGTCCGAAGCCCCCGCCAACACCCCCTACACCATCCGCATCAAGGCCCCGCGTGAGGGCGAGACCATAATCCACGACCTGGTGCAGGGTGACGTGCGCGTGGCCAATGCCGAACTGGATGACATGATCATCCTGCGCGCGGACGGCACGCCGGTCTACCAGCTGGCCGTGGTGGTGGATGACCATGACATGGACATCACCCACGTGATCCGTGGCGATGACCACCTGACCAACACGTTCCGCCAGGCCATGATCTACCGCGCCATGGGCTGGAACCTGCCGCATTTCGCCCACCTGCCGCTGATCCACGGGCCGGATGGCGCCAAGCTGTCCAAGCGGCACGGGGCGCAGTCGGTGGTCGAATTCCGTGACATGGGCTACCTGCCCGAAGCGCTGAACAACTACCTGCTGCGCCTTGGCTGGGGCCATGGCGATGCCGAGATCCTGTCGCGTGAGGAACAGATCAGGCTGTTCGACCTTGATGGCGTAGGCCGCTCGCCCTCACGCATGGATTACGCCAAGCTGCTGCACATAAACGGCGTCTGGCTGCGGCAGGCCGATGACGTGCGCCTGACCAATGACGTGATGGAACGCCTTGCGAAAATGGACGGCGTGGATACATCGGATGCCACGCGCGCAAAAGTGCTGGCGCTTATGCCCGGCCTGAAGGAACGCGCCAAGACGCTGGTGGAACTGGCGGACAACGCCGCCTTCCTTGGCCGTTCGCTGCCGCTTGCATTCGACCCCAAGGCCGAAAAGCAGCTCACACCGGAAAACCGGGTGATGCTGGGCAGGCTGGCCGCAGCCCTGAAGGCGACCGAACCTTTTGCACAAGAAGGCATAGACGCCACCCTGCGCCAGTTTGCCGAAACGCATGAAATGAAGCTGGGCAAGGTGGCGCAGCCCCTGCGCGCCGCCGTGACCGGCAGCACCATGTCGCCCGGCATTGACGACACGCTGGCGGCCCTTGGCCGTGACGAGGTACTGGCCCGCATCAACGCGGTTGCCGCCCATGAGTGAGCGCGGCAGCCACGGCAGCAATGTCTTCCTGACCCGCACGGCACGGCACCTGCTGGGCGTGCAGGGCATGCATCCCGCCCGGATCACGCCCATCCTGGATCTGGCGGAGCACTACGCCCTGCTCAACCGCTCCCGCAAGACACCGCGCGACCTGCTGCGCGGGCGTACGCTGATCAACCTGTTCTTCGAGGACAGCACGCGCACGCGTACCTCGTTCGAACTGGCGGGCAAGCGGCTTGGCGCGGATGTGGTGAACATGACGGTCGCCAGTTCCTCGGTCAACAAGGGGGAGACGCTGCTGGATACGGCGGCAACACTCAACGCCATGCATACCGACCTGCTGGTGGTCCGTCATTCACAGTCCGGCGCCCCCGCCCTGCTGGCGCAGAAGGTGCAGGCCAGCGTGGTCAACGCCGGCGACGGCACGCACGAACACCCGACACAGGCGCTGCTGGACGCGCTGACCATCCGCCGGCACTTCGGCGTGTTCGAGGGGCTGACCGTGGCCATATGCGGTGACGTGAGCCACAGCCGTGTCGCCCGGTCCAACATCCACCTGCTGACCGCCATGGGCTGTCAGGTGCGTGTGGTGGGGCCGCCGACACTGGTGCCCGGCGCCATCGGGGCGCTGGGGGTCAGCATCCACCACACGATGGAAGACGGGCTGCGCGGGGTTGACGTGGTCATGATGCTGCGCGTGCAGCGTGAGCGCATGAAGGGCACGCAGGTGCCCAGCGCGCGTGAGTATTTCCGTTTCTACGGACTGGACAGCAGGCGCCTTGCGCTGGCGAAGCCGCATGCGCTGGTCATGCATCCCGGCCCGATGAACCGGGGCGTGGAAATTGACAGCCGGGTTGCCGATTCCGACCAGAGCGTGATTCGCGAACAGGTGGAAATGGGGGTTGCCGTGCGCATGGCGGTTCTGGACATCCTCGCACGCGGGGGAGAAGGCGCATGAAGCCGGTCCTGTTTGAAAACGTCCGCCTGATCGACCCCGCCAGCGCCATGGACCGCCCCGGTCGCCTGCTGGTGCA
This portion of the Komagataeibacter sp. FNDCF1 genome encodes:
- a CDS encoding ABC transporter ATP-binding protein, which translates into the protein MASFFSRPASGRHEFSAVLGFVWRRWRAQPAFLAWTLAGIAVATVADVTMPLLAGWLVDDVSRPATTAGVRGAMWDVAGLTGLGMAGIVARRTAYVAISHMTSRVMTGIVTEAFARVQRFSSEWHASNFAGSTVRRITRGMGAVDTLGDTVLLMLVPEGIVLCATTAVLAVHWPLMGVVLAVGSVALVCLSVVLTLRYVAPSARLANAWDTRMGATLSDAVTCNAVVKASGAEAREDARLAWVAGRWRRRMVRSWLRGTNSANLQNLAALFMRMALIAGVALLWMRGRAGPGDVAYVLTMMFVIQGYLRDIGQQISVVQRSVNEMEELVSLFSMRSAVTDQPGAGSLRVTRGHIRFSHVRFGYVRQHGRVLFDDLNLDIAPGSRVALVGPSGSGKTTLTRLLQRLYDVQAGCITIDGTDITTVTQASLRAQIAIVPQEPLLFHRSLAKNIAYGRPDATMAEIAHAARQANAADFINRLPRGYATMVGERGVKLSGGERQRIAIARAFLSHARIVIMDEATSSLDSRSEMLVQEAMERLMAGRTVLVIAHRLSTVMGLDRIIVFRHGQVCEDGTHAALMAREGGLYRGLFELQSL
- a CDS encoding phosphoribosyl-ATP diphosphatase, encoding MAKTEKSRKNAPAKSATPPKPEAVGPATPDVLDRLFAVVESRRGTDPAISHSARLLARGRRKIAQKFGEEAVECLIEAVAGNRDELVSESADVLYHLIVMWVDAGVKPAEVWAELLRREGTSGVAEKAARPRDPLA
- the hisA gene encoding 1-(5-phosphoribosyl)-5-[(5-phosphoribosylamino)methylideneamino]imidazole-4-carboxamide isomerase is translated as MTRPGIPTAVLLAERLQAMHEDDLHALCDATNAAILDGGGFGWLAPPPRETLERYFRGVLLVPERQMFVARLDDMIVGSAQLVRPPRNNEAQAMSATLMHFYIAPYARGLGLGRLLLTEVENCARSMGYQIINLDVRETQAEAVRLFRSSGFHHWGTHPSYARTDGRTVRGLFFTKRLQADERIVPAHPQDAATPIPAAGHAPVTGHSLTLYPAIDLKDGHCVRLRRGEMDNATIYSDDPGAQARAWIHAGCSWLHVVDLNGAFAGRSANTEAIEAIIANASVPVQLGGGLRDLESIGKWLNAGISRVILGSIAVKNPELVREACRLFPGRIVAGIDARSGQVATEGWAETSEMKAVELGLRMQDAGVAAVIFTEISRDGMLTGIDIEQTSDMANALSIPVIASGGVGNLGHLEALRAATAQAPGIEGVIVGRALYDGRIDLGDALRVLG
- the hisF gene encoding imidazole glycerol phosphate synthase subunit HisF, yielding MLKLRVIPCLDVKNGRVVKGVNFVSLRDAGDPVEQAAVYDAAGADELTFLDITASNENRDTILDVVSRTAERIFLPLTVGGGVRTTDDMRRLLLAGADKCAMNSAAVSRPELVSEAAQKFGSQCVVVAIDARSDGHGGWEVYTHGGRTPTGRNVIDWCREVAERGAGEILLTSMDRDGTGKGFDLDLLRAANAAVRIPIVASGGVGELEHFVEGARAGATGLLAASVFHFGQFTIPQVKQALAAAGLPVRQTD
- the hisB gene encoding imidazoleglycerol-phosphate dehydratase HisB yields the protein MNTPRTATVHRATSETDITVTINLDGTGQTRIDTGIGFFDHMLTALGRHSMCDLTVTARGDLHIDYHHTVEDTGIALGKAFAQAIGDKRGIRRYGSATVPLDEALCEAVVDISGRPFLAWSVTFGRDKIGEMDTELFEEFFRAFAMSALVTLHVIQRAGHNCHHIAEAGFKALARALRAASEPDPRAGGIIPSTKGSL
- the hisH gene encoding imidazole glycerol phosphate synthase subunit HisH, which encodes MPAPSSTQSIVVIDYNGGNLASAARALTRAAHDGGIAATVTITADPQAVRDADRIVLPGQGAFADCAAGLAARPGLRDAIVEATDEGTPFLGICVGMQLMAERGREHGVTAGFGWIAGEITLMDAPGLRLPQMGWNQLAFTPGAHPLTDGLDADAHGYFVHSFALGGYDAADMVATTDYGGTVPAIVARGNRAGTQFHVEKSQKVGLRILSNFLRWTPAPLSAGRS
- the nth gene encoding endonuclease III, which codes for MKTPARPHKPARRAMTLAEVRAFVSLLATANPDARSELDFVDDYTLLVAVVLSAQATDASVNKATVALFRDAPTPQAMVELGEEKVGDHIRTIGLWRTKARNVVALSRQLIDRFDGRVPYDRTALESLPGVGRKTANVVMNVAFGDSTMAVDTHIFRIGNRTGLAPGATVRAVEDQLVRRIPADMLRPAHHWLILHGRYICKARKPECWRCPAFDPCQYRLKADIRAEAPAG
- a CDS encoding ComEC/Rec2 family competence protein; protein product: MEDFPSRQHIARLAAALSRIGKPVAAWLWGQHARFAVWLPVLLAAGIVAYFALPWEPGGMDAAAMGMVVAACVVARLLWGNVLSVRMGCGVVGGCAAGLLLAWGQAHRMPPFPDLPRRAVHLSGRVAGVDGQTLRDGTQVQRMALADVRFLDGINIGMTPLRRQIRLRLRPDDPAIPVAGDALSARVLLAPPAFPAIPGGYDAQRRAWFDGLAGQGRALDGVTCVHDRRLPGMQAWLDGLRQKLEQRIRAALPGPSGTIAATVLAGSDGAVDAGVRESFADAGLAHLLAVAGLHLAIVMGLVMAVLRMGLALSERAALFWPCRQIAALGALLTGAGYVLLTGAHLPARRSLIMAGLAVVALLAGRRPFSMRALAVAAAILMALAPEQVTELPLQMSMAAVMALIAGFDALRPVLSAWAHDVAWWRRMAGRAGRPLLASVLAGGACIPVGMAHFGTVQPWFVLANLLAVPLMSVWIMPWGLASLLLMPLGAEKLALVPMGWGIDVVAWLARLVAGLPVARIGVPAMGGAGLVLFFAGLCWLCLWAGRVRLLGVVPVVLALSSPWMGRMPVVLVSPDARMVGVVTGGRVLTGPGGHPDPFILREWQRVTGLPAGVLPEDGMLASVACQRGVCRVAGQGGDIVLLLGARLPDAALCLGAEVVVNLHGQAGCPGADRIGRFDVWREGAHALYPRAGGGVVVTRDRAARGARPWVMRPGGAGMPNLPMARAE
- a CDS encoding histidine triad nucleotide-binding protein, giving the protein MAVSGIGPYDPQNIFARILRGEVPCKKVYEDTYALAFHDIAPRAPVHVLVIPKGAYVSFADFSAKASEAEITGFIRAVGTVARDLGLEAPGYRLVSNTGAEGGQEVPHFHVHLFGGRALGSMLPG
- the gltX gene encoding glutamate--tRNA ligase encodes the protein MTVRTRFAPSPTGLLHIGNARAALFNFLYARHHGGQFLLRIEDTDRERSTQKAVDVLFDGLAWMGIESDEKPVFQSTRQARHTEVAHSLLEKGLAYRCYCTADELKEMRETAMAEGRPPRYNGMWRDRDPSEAPANTPYTIRIKAPREGETIIHDLVQGDVRVANAELDDMIILRADGTPVYQLAVVVDDHDMDITHVIRGDDHLTNTFRQAMIYRAMGWNLPHFAHLPLIHGPDGAKLSKRHGAQSVVEFRDMGYLPEALNNYLLRLGWGHGDAEILSREEQIRLFDLDGVGRSPSRMDYAKLLHINGVWLRQADDVRLTNDVMERLAKMDGVDTSDATRAKVLALMPGLKERAKTLVELADNAAFLGRSLPLAFDPKAEKQLTPENRVMLGRLAAALKATEPFAQEGIDATLRQFAETHEMKLGKVAQPLRAAVTGSTMSPGIDDTLAALGRDEVLARINAVAAHE